In Bombus fervidus isolate BK054 chromosome 11, iyBomFerv1, whole genome shotgun sequence, a single genomic region encodes these proteins:
- the LOC139992107 gene encoding solute carrier family 35 member G1, whose translation MKFSIESTASYNSIHPEYHYTEQFANNAETYQEGTKWYGVFLAFLSGTFFTISSALVKAVENVHPMVLLAIRSVLQMLVMATVALKVSKSLFGPKGQRMLLHLQGIVGGATLSLLYYSFRKLPIGDATTIIFSSPVIVIALSFILLKEPCGILRVIVMCALFAGVVFVSKPPFLFQTYRAESYNVMGYVCAILATLFTALNIVIMRKCSKIHYSTIIFNLSWYSLITAIFFFFLVSDNHEQKSKLPHDWITWSKILLVALTGLSGQILVTNALKIEGAGKVSVTRSLDIILAYIVQIYFFGDQPTSTSIIGAFLIIISVICMGFEKEIYNVCDFIP comes from the exons ATGAAATTCAGCATTGAATCTACTGCTTCTTATAACAGTATACATCCAGAATATCATTACACTGAACAATTCGCCAATAATGCTGAAACGTATCAAGAGGGTACCAAATGGTATGGAGTATTTTTGGCATTTTTATCAGgtacattttttacaattagttCTGCATTAGTCAAAGCAGTAGAAAACGTACATCCTATGGTATTACTGGCTATCAGATCTGTTCTACAAATGTTAGTTATGGCTACTGTAGCACTTAAAGTTTCCAAAAGTCTTTTTGGACCCAAAGGACAAAGAATGCTCTTACATTTGCAA GGAATAGTAGGTGGTGCAactttatcattattatattatagttttCGAAAATTACCTATAGGAGATGCTACAACAATCATATTTAGTTCTCCAGTGATTGTTATTGCACTATCTTTCATTTTGTTAAAAGAACCTTGTGGAATATTACGTGTGATAGTTATGTGTGCACTCTTTGCAGGTGTTGTTTTTGTATCTAAACCACCATTTCTATTTCAG acATATAGAGCTGAATCGTACAATGTGATGGGATATGTATGTGCTATCTTAGCGACCCTGTTTACAGCTCTTAACATAGTTATTATGAGGAAGTGTTCGAAAATCCATTATTCAACAATAATCTTCAACCTATCTTGGTATTCACTCATTACagcaatatttttcttcttccttgtGTCAGATAATCACGAACAAAAATCAAAGTTGCCACATGATTGGATTACCTGGAGTAAAATATTGTTAGTAGCACTAACTGGATTATCAGGTCAAATTTTAGTAACTAATGCGTTAAAGATAGAAGGTGCTGGAAAAGTATCAGTGACTAGATCTTTAGATATTATTTTAGCttatattgtacaaatatatttttttggaGATCAGCCTACATCAACCAGTATCATTGGAGCATTTCTAATCATAATCTCTGTTATATGTATGGGAtttgagaaagaaatttataatgtttGTGATTTTATTCCCTAA